The stretch of DNA GGCGTGTCTTTTTTTTTGGTTTGGCATGGACGTGGTTTTTTTTGGTCAATGCATGGAGTGGACGTCGTTCGTGGATTGAGTCGTAACTGTTTTTCTTCGGCCGGTTCGTGATCGTGGGCTGAGTTGGTGGCGATGTATCTCGTTCATGGGCCGTGTTAGCAACAGGATGCGATCGAGGGTGGGGCTgcggtcgaaccatcacgacgacgACTGCAGAtcctcctttaatagtagagattatgCATGGGTGGACCATGCATAATTAGCTTCTAATTACATGCAAATATTTATGATCAAAACAGACCTCTTATTTCccataaaaatatattttattacaGAAGTGGCAATGACATACAGGAATTGTGGTCCTTGGGGAGATCCTGGAGGATAGTTCCTATTTTGTGGTGTTTGCTGTTACGTACGTTCGGTCCTGTCAAGGCTTATATCCAACTCATATTTATTTTAGTCAATCCCTTCTTACATTTGTGAGTGGTTTAACTGGTGAGGTAGAAATCTTGATTCACTCAGAAATTTTCATGACTATAACCCTTGTGTGGATCAAAGCTTAGGAGCATCTGAGTATCTGGTGAAGGATATGCTGAAGGGGCAGAAATTCATAATCCAAAGAAACCATGCTAGTCGAAAGAGACTGATATCACATCAGAAGGATGAAAACTAAAACATATAACTATTCATATTTTTCATATAAGGGTATGGTAGGGGCACAACACTTTATAGAACCACCTCTTGCTGGCTTTTTTGGTAATGAAGGGCAAAAAAATATGGAAAAAAAATGAAATAACGTCATCATGTATGATTTACAGAAGGTTGGACACCAAAAAAATTGGTTATATGAACTAATAGCAATGATTGAATTGAACTAGTTATGCAGAAACTCAGTAACAACTAACAATAATTAGAGTTTTGAATTCTCCATGTTATCCGTAGTTATTGCAGGAAAAGGTACATAATTGGAAAGCAGTTAACATACCATATGTTGTCGTCATATAGGAAAATCATAAAAATATAAAAATGTCCTGCATGATTGTTTACTTCATGCATGAATGGATGTTGGAGGAGAAGaaaaatatttgaatgaactgaagGCAATAGGTCTAAGAAAAATATGTGGCACAATGCAAAATACATGCATTTGAACTGTGCTGGAAACTTTGTAAATTGATCAACCAGAAACTAGCATGTCATTTAATTATCTTCTGTGATCAGACCTTGCTAGTCGCTATGAAAGGACAGGAAAGCTAAATCGTACAGAGCCTGTATTTCTACAATATTTTCTATGTTCATTTTAGTGAATAGACAGACATCATGTGTCAATGCTAATTATGCTTCCATATGTTAGGATTACATGTGAGATGAATATTTGACAAAAAGTTGGCAACAACGTAGTAATTTATTTACACAAATTAGCACATCTCATAAACATGGTAGATCATCATTGGATGAGAAGTAAATCTAATACGAGACAGAGGCGGCAGAAAGGGAGCGTTACCAACATTTTTCTGCAGCATCTATTATGGCCAATAGTTTAGGGCAAGGACACGTTTGATCGGTGTCCTGTTAGAAGTATTCTTGATTAATTATTAGTTGATAAGTGTCAAAATCCTTGCACGTTGACACGCAACGGGAATTAAAGTCCTTCATGCGTTACAGCGTTAGTAATAGTAGGTTGCGGTTTCGGCTGTGTTAGGTGTAGGCCGCGTCATAAAATGAGTTTTATACTAGTCTAATtagtatttttgttttgtttttgtgaaTCTAGTCTAATTAGGTCATGAGTCCTCATGTAATACTAGCGGGGCTTAGGTGTCCAGTTTAAGTGGACTCCGGCTTGGTTTCAAGACCAGGTACTAGTAGGTTTAGGTTGTGCTGCGTCAAATGCTTGTATATATATAAGGATAGCCAGATCATGAGACAGTAACTGTGGGATTTGGCTACAAGTTTTCATGCATGTACGTGTTGGTCAGTTTTGATGTAATTGATCCTTGTAGGCGAAACCATAGTTGCGATCCATGTACCAGTAAACATTTATACTTATTTGTTTGAACCTGGGAAAACAAATAATATAAGTTCTCAAGGTAACTTCACTGTCTCTTTtaaatattgcacttgtatcttgtAGTCTATCTTCTAAATCCTGCCGATTTGCATATATTGGTGTTGTTACGCTGTAAATTGAGAAGAGATAGGAATTAGTTGACACCAAAAATAcaaatttaaaagaaatttaatGCTATTATATGTATATTAGCTGCAAAAATTATAGCGCAAATAAATATCTTAACCTGGAACTGATCAGTACATCGAGGACTGTATGAAGAGGACGCTAGAGTCATGACTGTACGAAGAGGATGCTAGAGTCTAGACGCCGAGTACGTCTCGCACGGCACAAAGACGGGGATGACACCTCACATCGGCCAGCCATACTCAAGGCCAGAGAGGGCGGTCGCCTGTGCTGCGATGATGAACGGCATGAGAAAAAATATCAGGACCAAAATTGGTTGTTTTGTGTGGAAAATTTTCTAGGGTTACACAAGATTCCATGTCGTTTTCACATGATGACATATGTCTATAATTTTCTCCAACCTTTAGAGAAAATGTTTAATAGTAGGATCTTTTGGATGGTAATTTAGTTGGTTAGCACAGATCCCATCACAGTGATGGACGGTAGGGATAAGGAGTGCAATGTGTACAAAATCCACTCTCGTTCACATACCATCCTCAAGCCATCGGGCCGGTATGCCAAAATTAAGACAGCACAAAAAAAGGTGGTATAGTTTGTGCGAGTTTGGTAGAAATAATTGTACACTTGGTGTTTTGCGCTTTCATTTTGGCCTTAGTATTTCTGCAACATCTATGGATATGTGCTTCTATTACATATTCTCTCTTCTTCATTCCAAACTCAGCCTAAAGTTATTAATTAGTACAACATAGAAGCACCTCATATTTTATTCATAATAATGAGAAGGCATGGGTATAGTTACAGTAACTTCGATAGCTACCAGAAGAGGCAACCCGCAAATGGGTGCATATCATATGGTATCCATATAATCTCGAACAATTGCCTAAAGTTAAATCAGAGTTTTTCAGGGAATTAAAAAGAGTTTGTCTCCTTATATTATCATTGCCTCTTTATTCTCTTGACTAATCCCAAAGTAAAGGGACCAAGTCGAGCGGCATTTTACTCTTTTTGAAAGTCACTCTAATCTTCATGTTAATTAAGTAGGCTGTTGCTAATGGTGCGTTAAACAATTTTCCCAAAATATAAACACGTACCATATGTAAAATTATTATTTGGTTTGGTAAAAGATAGAATCATTTGTCAATACACCATATGTAAAATTTGTCATATATTGGATGGAACAAGTGACATTTCGGTGTATTGACAAAAACTTTTATTTAATACATGTTATGTTGTGATATAATTTCTGAATTTAAAGAAAAAAATGATGATTTACTGGTTGTTCTTGGAGAGGGTTTTAATTTTTATGTTGTTTAAAGACGTTCGTTTTTCTCAGTCATATATACCCAAACAATCAATACATTTTAAAAGTTCTAATCCAATCTTCTGGTATTTAACATGAAATAGAATATCATATCTGCTTGATAGTTTTGTCTTAGAGATGTGATTGTATTGCACATATAGTTCACATTGCCAACAAGCTTTCATATGTTATCTAGGAAAATAGATAACAATTCTTTATATTACTGATACGGTGACACTGTGTAGAAAATTCCACAATCATTCAGTCAGTTCCTTCAGAATCAACAAACTGGGTCGGTTTTACTAAGAGGTCAAAGTGGGAATAAATGGCTTGCGGAACTTGATTCAGACACCGAAGGATTTTTCTTTATACATGGATGGAAGGAATTTGTTATAGATCATTCCATCGGGGAAGGAAACCTCTTATTATTCTGTTATGATGGATACGGACAGTTCTCAGTTAATATATTTAATGGAATGTGTGTTGAGAAGCCGTCAGCTTTTCATGCTAAGCCTTCAAAGGATTTAAAAAAAGAGAGTGATGAAGATGACAATGGAGTAGCTCCCCAAGAAGAGAATAATGGAACCACAAAGAAGCTGACTGGAGAAATTGATGCAGATGGCTCAATGTTGAACAAGTGTTGTAATGCATCAGTTAAGGGTAAGCAAAAAATGCCTTCAAAGGAGTTAAAAAAAGAGAGTGATGAATATGACAATGGAGTAGCTCCCCAAGAAGAGAATAATGGAACCACAAAGAAGCTGACTGGAGAAATTGATGCAGATGGCTCAATGTTGAAGAAGTGTTGTAATGCATCAGTTAAGGGTAAGCAAAAAATGCCTGAATCTTTGGTTGGTACTTGTAATGTGTTAGCAACAAGACAGAAGAGGAACAAGAATGCAGCTGACCCATCAGAAAGGTTGGAGATTACTGGAGCTTACAGGTCAGCGCGAACAAGCCTTAAAAGTAATGAAGGTAAAACCTCCTTTAAATTAAAAATTGTAATTATTTAGAGTTGTTCAGAATCGAGCTCTGTAAATAATCCAATGATACTGCACTATCTAGCTGTCAGGAAAGTTCAAAGGCAACATGCAGTAGTATCACAAAGGTCGCCGGTAAGTGAATGGCAGAAGAAGTACGCTCTTCAAAGGGCAGAAAAGTTTACATCTAAGTACCCTTCAACTCTGAAAGT from Triticum dicoccoides isolate Atlit2015 ecotype Zavitan chromosome 6A, WEW_v2.0, whole genome shotgun sequence encodes:
- the LOC119315487 gene encoding B3 domain-containing protein Os11g0197600-like: MDGRDKECNVYKIHSRSHTILKPSGRYAKIKTAQKKVKIPQSFSQFLQNQQTGSVLLRGQSGNKWLAELDSDTEGFFFIHGWKEFVIDHSIGEGNLLLFCYDGYGQFSVNIFNGMCVEKPSAFHAKPSKDLKKESDEDDNGVAPQEENNGTTKKLTGEIDADGSMLNKCCNASVKGKQKMPSKELKKESDEYDNGVAPQEENNGTTKKLTGEIDADGSMLKKCCNASVKGKQKMPESLVGTCNVLATRQKRNKNAADPSERLEITGAYRSARTSLKSNEAVRKVQRQHAVVSQRSPVSEWQKKYALQRAEKFTSKYPSTLKVIKAASAYNSFFMVIPSEFVREHLPHTSKKLTLYDPQAMPWQVEYVYCSHRSAGAFSSGWSQFSIGNNLEKFDVCVFELLAKETIKVHIYRAQLLIEQYLHQELSAAIQN